A single genomic interval of Deltaproteobacteria bacterium harbors:
- the mnhG gene encoding monovalent cation/H(+) antiporter subunit G, producing MLDIIVIFLLISGLIFFTGGAVGILRLPDFYTRLHPAGKMDTLGSLLMVLAVALFNLHDFTWNQLITSLKIMLIVLFVFVLSPTATHAIVDAGVRAGLKPWTKEKK from the coding sequence ATGTTGGACATCATTGTAATTTTTCTCCTTATCAGCGGCCTGATCTTTTTTACGGGCGGGGCAGTGGGGATCTTGCGACTCCCCGACTTTTACACGCGGCTCCATCCGGCCGGCAAAATGGATACACTTGGATCTCTTCTCATGGTACTGGCCGTGGCACTGTTCAACCTTCATGATTTCACATGGAACCAGCTTATTACCAGCCTGAAAATAATGTTGATTGTGCTCTTCGTCTTTGTCCTGAGCCCTACGGCCACCCATGCCATTGTCGATGCAGGCGTCAGGGCCGGCCTCAAGCCCTGGACAAAGGAGAAGAAATGA
- a CDS encoding DUF4040 domain-containing protein encodes MIWQLDLAILTLVIFTAIAAISVKDLLGCAILFGAYSFLMCLLWAIMAAVDVAFTEASVGAGVSTVFFVAAVFRTTRRTRD; translated from the coding sequence ATGATCTGGCAACTGGACCTTGCGATTCTGACACTGGTCATCTTTACCGCCATTGCCGCCATCTCAGTAAAAGATCTACTCGGTTGCGCCATCCTGTTCGGGGCCTACAGTTTTCTCATGTGCCTCCTCTGGGCCATCATGGCGGCTGTGGACGTGGCCTTCACAGAGGCGTCTGTCGGGGCCGGGGTGAGCACCGTCTTTTTTGTAGCGGCCGTATTCCGCACGACCCGGAGGACTCGAGATTGA
- the rpe gene encoding ribulose-phosphate 3-epimerase, which produces MGKIAPSILSADFTCLGEEIRKVEKAGADYIHVDVMDGHFVPNITIGPMIVKAAARVTDLPLDVHLMISDPDDFIADFAKAGADIITVHAEAATHLHRTVQFIRDHGARPAVALNPATPLNALEYVLNHLDMVLLMTVNPGFEAQAFIPEVIPKIRKLRRMVDDQGLNVEIEVDGGIGPDTISQVSIAGANVFVAGSAIYYSEDYKDTIRLMRERMTPFS; this is translated from the coding sequence ATGGGAAAGATCGCGCCGTCGATCTTGTCAGCGGACTTCACGTGCCTGGGTGAAGAGATCCGGAAAGTGGAAAAGGCGGGTGCCGACTACATCCATGTGGACGTCATGGACGGGCATTTTGTACCCAATATCACCATCGGCCCCATGATCGTAAAAGCGGCCGCACGCGTTACCGATCTTCCACTGGACGTGCATCTGATGATCTCCGATCCCGACGACTTTATAGCAGATTTTGCCAAGGCCGGGGCAGACATTATCACCGTGCATGCAGAAGCGGCAACGCACCTTCACAGGACCGTCCAGTTTATTCGGGATCACGGCGCCAGGCCGGCCGTGGCCCTTAATCCGGCTACCCCTCTGAACGCACTGGAGTATGTGCTGAACCACCTGGACATGGTTCTCCTGATGACTGTAAATCCAGGCTTCGAGGCCCAGGCCTTTATCCCGGAAGTGATTCCGAAGATCAGGAAACTGAGACGGATGGTGGATGATCAAGGTCTCAACGTGGAGATTGAGGTGGACGGGGGGATCGGTCCGGACACCATCAGTCAGGTGTCGATTGCGGGGGCGAACGTTTTTGTGGCGGGTTCTGCGATCTACTACAGTGAAGATTATAAAGATACCATCCGCCTGATGCGGGAGCGGATGACGCCGTTTTCGTGA
- a CDS encoding monovalent cation/H+ antiporter subunit D family protein yields MEPIISIKPFIAVLVSIAAIPLLVLSKRANIRESWTFIAAVAKFLIVLSMLPAILKGHQMVFTLAEVVPGVAIRFRVDSLGMLFALVASSLWIITSAYSIGYMRGLDEHSQTRYFCFFALALSATIGVAFSANLLTLYLFYEMLSLATYPLVTHHQDAEARTSGRKYLTYILGASIGLALPAMLICYTQAGTLEFSSHGFLTGTSSKGLVTLLLLMFLFGFAKAAIMPFHAWLPAAMVAPTPVSALLHAVAVVKVGVFSIVRVLTGVFGIDLLSTLHLDTLICIIASFTIIAGSLIALSQDNLKRLLAFSTIAQLSYIVLGVGLLSPKGMTGGMLHIAMHAFGKITLFFCAGAIFVATGKRNISEMKGLGRRMPLTMMAFFFGALSIIGLPPTGGFLSKWYLVLGSLQAGQKAVLVVLLTSSLLNAAYFMPIVYRAFFSRPETQGAESRIQEAPLFCVAPLTITALISIILFFYPQPFFRLAQMAVKAIGG; encoded by the coding sequence TTGGAACCCATCATCTCCATAAAGCCATTCATCGCCGTGCTGGTGTCCATCGCCGCGATCCCGCTTCTGGTCCTCAGCAAGAGGGCCAATATCCGGGAGTCCTGGACATTCATCGCCGCCGTAGCGAAATTCCTTATTGTCCTCTCCATGCTCCCCGCTATACTCAAGGGACACCAGATGGTCTTTACCCTGGCAGAGGTGGTTCCGGGGGTCGCCATCCGGTTCCGGGTCGATTCCCTGGGGATGCTCTTTGCGCTGGTGGCCTCCTCTTTGTGGATCATCACCAGCGCCTATTCCATCGGATATATGCGGGGGCTCGATGAACACAGCCAGACCCGGTATTTCTGTTTCTTTGCCCTGGCCCTTTCAGCCACCATCGGGGTGGCCTTTTCGGCCAACCTCCTGACCCTTTATCTCTTTTACGAGATGCTCTCTCTGGCCACCTATCCCCTGGTGACCCACCATCAGGACGCAGAGGCACGGACTTCGGGCCGGAAGTACCTGACGTACATCTTGGGCGCATCCATCGGACTGGCCCTTCCGGCCATGTTGATCTGCTATACCCAGGCCGGGACCCTGGAATTCTCGAGTCATGGATTCCTGACCGGGACCTCTTCCAAAGGGCTGGTGACGCTCCTCCTCCTGATGTTTCTCTTCGGCTTTGCCAAGGCCGCCATCATGCCGTTTCACGCGTGGCTCCCTGCGGCCATGGTGGCCCCCACGCCGGTGAGCGCCCTCCTCCATGCCGTGGCTGTCGTGAAGGTGGGCGTTTTCAGCATTGTCCGCGTGTTGACAGGGGTATTCGGCATCGATCTGTTATCGACCCTTCACCTGGACACCCTCATCTGCATCATTGCCTCTTTCACCATCATTGCAGGGTCCCTCATCGCCCTTTCTCAGGATAATCTGAAACGCCTCCTGGCGTTTTCCACCATTGCCCAGTTATCCTACATCGTATTGGGGGTGGGTCTCCTCTCCCCCAAGGGGATGACCGGCGGGATGCTCCATATCGCCATGCATGCCTTTGGAAAGATCACCCTTTTTTTCTGTGCCGGGGCCATCTTTGTGGCCACCGGAAAACGGAATATCAGCGAGATGAAAGGGCTGGGGAGAAGGATGCCCCTGACCATGATGGCATTTTTCTTTGGGGCGTTGAGCATTATCGGGCTGCCCCCCACCGGCGGGTTCCTGAGCAAGTGGTACCTGGTCTTAGGCTCGCTCCAGGCCGGACAGAAAGCCGTCCTCGTCGTCCTCCTGACCAGTTCCCTCCTCAATGCCGCCTATTTCATGCCCATCGTCTACCGGGCCTTTTTCAGTCGCCCGGAGACGCAGGGCGCGGAATCCCGGATACAGGAGGCCCCCTTGTTCTGCGTGGCCCCGCTGACGATCACCGCCCTGATATCCATCATCCTCTTCTTCTATCCCCAGCCCTTTTTCCGGCTGGCGCAGATGGCGGTCAAGGCAATTGGAGGGTGA
- a CDS encoding sodium:proton antiporter → MKAAGLIIVLLTGGLLLYATQDFPPWGAPDSPASTHVSPRYLQKATEETAVPNIVTAVLADYRGFDTMFETTVIFCAGIGCFVLLRIFRQKPEDRYYRHIATEITLHIKGGRLPNKSREFERIDTLWTPYDLVIKTVCRILAPFIQLFALYVIAHGHHSPGGGFQGGVILGASIILIAISHNMRTAIARISEKVDNLLMAVGVFIYAGIGAVCVMLGAAFLDYGNLSVILFADEIMARSHGILGVEIGVGITVMAVMISIYNNLASAGKQDEGL, encoded by the coding sequence TTGAAGGCGGCAGGACTTATCATCGTTCTATTGACCGGGGGGCTCCTTCTCTATGCCACCCAAGATTTTCCCCCGTGGGGAGCGCCTGACTCGCCCGCCAGCACCCATGTGTCCCCCCGGTATCTTCAGAAGGCCACGGAAGAGACTGCCGTCCCCAACATCGTCACGGCAGTGTTAGCCGATTACCGGGGCTTTGACACCATGTTTGAAACGACTGTCATCTTCTGCGCCGGTATCGGCTGTTTCGTACTCCTGAGGATATTCAGGCAGAAGCCGGAGGACCGCTATTACCGACACATTGCCACCGAAATTACCCTTCACATCAAGGGTGGAAGGCTCCCGAACAAATCCAGGGAGTTCGAAAGAATCGACACCCTGTGGACCCCCTATGACCTGGTCATCAAGACCGTCTGCCGGATACTGGCCCCTTTTATCCAGCTCTTTGCCCTCTATGTCATCGCCCATGGTCACCACAGCCCCGGAGGCGGTTTTCAGGGGGGGGTCATCCTGGGCGCCAGCATCATTCTGATCGCCATTTCCCACAACATGCGGACCGCCATTGCCCGCATCAGCGAAAAAGTCGACAACCTCCTCATGGCCGTCGGCGTATTCATATACGCTGGAATCGGGGCCGTGTGCGTCATGTTAGGAGCCGCATTCCTGGATTACGGCAATCTCTCCGTGATTCTTTTTGCAGATGAGATCATGGCCCGTTCACACGGGATCTTAGGTGTCGAGATCGGCGTGGGGATTACGGTCATGGCCGTCATGATCTCCATCTACAACAATCTGGCCTCGGCCGGAAAACAGGATGAGGGGTTATAG
- a CDS encoding pH regulation protein F, translating to MSNVFLYTGLYLCLLMIASLYRAIFGPTVLDRLIGVNAIGSKTVILLLLIGLIYGRVDMFVDIALAYALLNFTAVLAASRYFQKKKGLYEESS from the coding sequence ATGTCGAACGTCTTTCTCTATACGGGTCTATATCTCTGTCTGTTGATGATTGCATCGCTGTATCGCGCCATCTTCGGCCCCACGGTCCTGGATCGTCTGATCGGCGTCAATGCCATCGGAAGCAAGACGGTCATCCTCCTTTTGCTGATCGGTCTGATCTACGGCAGAGTGGATATGTTCGTGGACATCGCCCTGGCCTATGCCCTTCTCAATTTCACGGCCGTATTGGCTGCGTCCAGGTATTTTCAGAAAAAGAAGGGCCTTTACGAAGAGTCGTCATAA
- a CDS encoding Na(+)/H(+) antiporter subunit D, whose product MTEPLPPFIIFILGALLVPLLKGRWKSGLLLLIPVLGFINLVHMEEGTYWIVPFLDYHLIFGRVDRLSLLFGYIFHIISFIAILYALHVKDDIQHVAGLVYAGSALGAVFSGELFSFFVFWEMLTISSIFLIWARRTGASLGAGYRYLLVHAAGGLCLLAGIVLHVNQTGSIELGYLGLNGPGTYLIFFGFGLNCAWPVLHPWLTDAYPEATITGTIFLSAFTTKVAVYALARAFPGTQALIWIGAVMTSFPIFYAVIENDLRRVLAYSLINQVGFMVCGIGIGTALAINGAVCHAFNDILFKALLFMSMGAVMYRTGKINGTDLGGLYRTMPLTCIFCMVGAASISAFPLFSGFVSKSMVMDAAGAGHMRIIWFMLLFASAGVFHHAGIKIPYFAFFSHDSGMRPKEAPVHMLLAMGIAAGLSIFIGVYPAPLYSLLPYPVEYVPYTAPHILGQTQLLFFSALAFTLLLLSGIYPAEIRCINLDVDWFYRKGGRLFYRVMARTLNPINAASERLFVKGIVRSIAHLSKDIIARLSVFVMVTFWMLTGLRGERLRMRKLNLYADVMGGTCPVGLGAGAATAFLVLVFVLM is encoded by the coding sequence ATGACTGAACCGCTCCCTCCGTTCATTATATTCATATTGGGTGCCCTGCTTGTGCCCCTTCTTAAAGGGAGATGGAAATCCGGACTTCTCCTCCTGATTCCAGTGCTCGGATTCATCAATCTGGTCCATATGGAAGAAGGGACTTACTGGATCGTCCCATTCCTGGACTATCACCTGATCTTCGGCAGGGTAGACCGGCTCAGTCTTCTTTTCGGATATATATTTCATATCATATCCTTTATCGCAATCCTCTACGCCCTCCATGTAAAGGACGACATTCAGCATGTGGCAGGGCTGGTCTATGCGGGAAGCGCATTGGGGGCGGTCTTCTCAGGAGAGCTTTTTTCCTTTTTTGTCTTCTGGGAGATGCTGACCATATCCTCCATCTTTCTGATCTGGGCAAGGCGCACCGGGGCATCCCTGGGCGCCGGGTATCGGTACCTCCTGGTCCATGCGGCCGGGGGGCTGTGTCTCCTGGCTGGGATCGTGCTCCATGTGAATCAGACCGGATCCATTGAGCTGGGGTATCTGGGCCTGAACGGCCCGGGGACCTACCTCATCTTCTTCGGGTTCGGTCTCAACTGCGCCTGGCCGGTCCTCCACCCCTGGCTCACGGACGCCTATCCCGAGGCCACCATTACCGGAACCATATTCCTGAGCGCCTTTACCACCAAGGTGGCGGTCTATGCCTTGGCCAGGGCCTTTCCCGGCACACAGGCGCTCATATGGATCGGGGCGGTCATGACCTCCTTTCCTATTTTTTACGCGGTAATCGAGAACGATCTCAGGAGGGTGCTGGCCTACAGCCTCATCAACCAGGTGGGATTCATGGTCTGCGGGATCGGCATCGGGACTGCCCTGGCCATCAACGGGGCCGTATGTCACGCCTTTAACGACATCCTGTTCAAGGCCCTCCTTTTCATGTCCATGGGCGCGGTCATGTACCGCACCGGCAAGATCAACGGCACGGACTTGGGCGGGCTTTACCGGACCATGCCGCTGACCTGCATTTTCTGCATGGTGGGCGCCGCCTCCATCTCCGCCTTTCCCCTTTTCAGCGGTTTTGTCAGCAAATCCATGGTCATGGACGCGGCGGGCGCAGGGCATATGAGGATCATCTGGTTCATGCTTCTCTTTGCCTCGGCCGGCGTGTTCCATCATGCCGGGATCAAGATCCCCTATTTTGCGTTTTTTTCCCACGACTCGGGCATGCGTCCCAAAGAGGCCCCGGTCCACATGCTCCTGGCCATGGGCATCGCCGCGGGTTTATCCATATTCATCGGTGTCTATCCGGCCCCCTTGTACAGCCTGCTTCCTTATCCGGTGGAATACGTCCCTTACACGGCCCCCCACATCCTCGGCCAGACCCAGCTCCTTTTTTTCTCGGCCCTGGCCTTCACCCTCCTTCTCCTTTCCGGCATCTACCCGGCGGAGATCCGGTGTATCAACCTGGATGTAGACTGGTTCTACCGCAAGGGGGGCAGGCTCTTTTATCGTGTCATGGCCAGGACCCTCAACCCCATCAACGCGGCCTCTGAGCGGCTTTTTGTCAAAGGAATCGTCCGAAGCATCGCCCATCTGTCCAAGGACATCATCGCGAGGCTTTCTGTTTTCGTGATGGTCACCTTCTGGATGCTGACAGGATTACGCGGGGAACGACTGCGAATGAGAAAACTCAACCTCTATGCCGATGTAATGGGGGGGACATGCCCCGTCGGGCTTGGGGCAGGCGCCGCCACGGCATTCCTTGTACTGGTCTTTGTTCTGATGTAA
- a CDS encoding monovalent cation/H+ antiporter subunit D family protein, with the protein MNDHYPALLIISPLLFAFLVSGMAWIRKGLCYPLALVGSGLCTWFSVRLLADVLQKGVVQYRLGGWETPWGIGYHVDTLNGMVLAVVSVLAFINLVATRRSVSAEFPEKEGAFYTLYLLFIVGLVGMVVTGDLFNLYVLLEVASLTSYALIALGGPRAPLASLNYLFMGTIGGCFYLLGVGYLYIMTGSLNMADVASLLPGIYSSTAIWAAFTFCMVGIGIKMAFFPLHGWLPNAYTFAPSSVSSLMAPLMTKVMVYVMIRLMLSVFTIDFTFSVLSLGTAMVWLSILAIVTGALLALAQKNLKRMFCYIIVSEIGYMVGGAWLGNAAGMTGAILHILNDALMTICLFLTAANVHYRISGLELHQLRGLFHRMPLTMACFVAAGLSIIGVPPTCGFFSKWYLITGALQAGQYGFVAALLFSSLVNVILFFRVIEISYYGDMQHPHGHGSPAGPRTEAPATMLAPLLIVSAGLVIIGVYTGTIVTTVIDPIIPATLVR; encoded by the coding sequence ATGAACGACCATTACCCTGCCCTTTTGATCATTTCACCGCTCCTGTTCGCATTCCTCGTCAGCGGCATGGCATGGATCAGAAAGGGCCTGTGCTACCCGTTGGCGCTTGTCGGATCGGGCCTGTGCACCTGGTTTTCAGTCCGGCTCCTGGCCGATGTCCTTCAAAAGGGCGTGGTTCAGTACCGATTGGGAGGATGGGAAACGCCCTGGGGTATCGGGTATCATGTGGATACCCTCAACGGCATGGTGCTGGCGGTGGTATCTGTTCTGGCCTTCATCAATCTGGTGGCAACCCGCAGGAGCGTGTCAGCTGAATTTCCTGAAAAAGAAGGCGCCTTTTATACCCTCTATCTCCTCTTTATTGTGGGTCTCGTAGGCATGGTGGTGACCGGAGACCTGTTCAATCTCTACGTCCTGCTGGAGGTGGCCTCCCTGACCAGTTACGCCCTGATCGCCCTGGGAGGCCCCCGTGCCCCCCTGGCCAGCCTCAACTATCTCTTCATGGGGACCATCGGCGGCTGTTTCTATCTCCTGGGCGTAGGCTACCTCTATATCATGACCGGTTCCCTCAACATGGCGGACGTGGCCTCCCTCCTCCCTGGGATATATTCTTCAACCGCCATATGGGCGGCCTTTACCTTCTGCATGGTGGGGATAGGCATTAAAATGGCTTTTTTCCCCCTCCATGGTTGGCTTCCCAATGCCTACACCTTTGCACCGTCCTCGGTGAGCAGTCTCATGGCGCCCCTCATGACCAAGGTCATGGTCTATGTGATGATCCGCCTCATGCTCTCGGTCTTCACCATCGATTTCACCTTTTCGGTTCTGAGCCTGGGGACTGCGATGGTCTGGCTGTCTATCCTGGCCATTGTCACGGGGGCCTTGCTGGCCCTGGCCCAGAAAAACCTCAAAAGGATGTTCTGCTATATCATTGTCTCTGAAATCGGGTACATGGTGGGAGGGGCATGGCTCGGCAATGCCGCGGGCATGACAGGGGCGATCCTTCACATTCTCAATGACGCGCTCATGACCATCTGTCTCTTTCTTACTGCAGCCAACGTCCATTACCGAATCAGCGGCCTGGAACTCCACCAGCTGCGGGGGCTCTTTCACCGGATGCCCCTGACCATGGCCTGTTTTGTGGCGGCCGGCCTGAGCATCATCGGGGTGCCGCCCACCTGCGGATTCTTCAGCAAATGGTACCTCATCACCGGGGCCCTTCAGGCAGGGCAGTACGGCTTCGTGGCAGCGCTCCTGTTCAGCAGCCTGGTTAACGTTATCCTCTTTTTCAGGGTGATTGAAATAAGCTACTACGGGGACATGCAACACCCTCACGGACATGGATCTCCGGCCGGGCCAAGGACAGAGGCCCCTGCAACCATGCTGGCCCCGCTCTTAATTGTCTCAGCAGGACTGGTGATCATCGGCGTGTATACTGGGACGATCGTAACGACCGTCATCGATCCCATCATCCCCGCGACCCTGGTGCGGTAG
- a CDS encoding cation:proton antiporter subunit C: MSDLIPILVAKYNYWLYIVLMMIGLYAMIAKNNLVKKLVGMNIFQTSIILFYVSIGCKKGATIPIIQHGMAAGHHAIDPSHYVNPLPHVLMLTAIVVSVSTFGVALALAIKTYHQYKTLEEDEILARLRPR, translated from the coding sequence ATGTCTGATCTCATTCCCATTCTAGTGGCCAAGTACAATTACTGGCTCTACATTGTTTTGATGATGATCGGGCTCTATGCCATGATCGCCAAGAACAACTTGGTCAAGAAACTGGTGGGGATGAACATCTTTCAGACCTCCATCATCCTTTTTTATGTCTCCATCGGTTGCAAAAAGGGGGCAACCATCCCCATCATCCAGCACGGAATGGCCGCCGGCCATCATGCCATCGATCCTTCCCATTATGTCAATCCGCTTCCCCATGTGCTGATGCTTACGGCCATCGTGGTTTCTGTTTCCACCTTCGGCGTGGCCCTGGCGCTGGCAATTAAGACCTATCACCAATACAAGACGTTGGAAGAAGATGAAATCCTCGCGCGATTGAGGCCCAGATGA
- a CDS encoding cyclic nucleotide-binding domain-containing protein, translated as MVPFKELRKIHLMENLTDSMLGRMSPLLQMRLFGAGDTIFQQGDAARFFYMLKEGKVLLEVDASESISVSMGVVKSGFCFGWSALLPGSQYTSTAVCVEPCEVMSIPGEDFLNLLEKDHSMGYRVMQIIASILKSRLERRTEQFLKAIENHPDIQQLFQQG; from the coding sequence ATGGTCCCGTTTAAAGAGCTGAGGAAAATCCATTTGATGGAAAACCTGACGGATTCCATGCTGGGGAGGATGTCGCCCCTGTTGCAGATGCGGCTGTTCGGGGCCGGCGATACCATCTTCCAACAGGGAGATGCTGCGAGATTTTTCTATATGCTCAAGGAGGGAAAGGTGCTCCTGGAGGTGGATGCCTCAGAGTCCATCAGCGTCTCCATGGGCGTGGTCAAGTCCGGCTTCTGCTTTGGCTGGTCTGCCCTCCTTCCCGGCTCTCAGTATACCTCCACCGCTGTGTGCGTGGAGCCATGCGAGGTGATGAGCATACCGGGAGAGGATTTCTTAAATCTGCTGGAAAAGGATCACAGCATGGGATATCGGGTCATGCAGATTATCGCCAGCATCCTCAAGAGCCGCCTGGAGCGACGAACCGAGCAATTCCTGAAGGCCATCGAAAACCACCCGGACATCCAGCAACTGTTTCAACAGGGATAA